AATAAAATTACAAATAATTATGATTTTAATTTTTGGGATACTTTAAAAGAACAATTAACTATTCTTCTTAAAAATAACACTGAAAATAAAAATATATATGAACCAATAGTAAATAAAGACACTGGAATTGTTGTAGTTACAGGGGATATGAAACAAATTAAAGCAGTTGATAAATTTATGAATAATTTATTAAACTCTTTAACAAAAGAAGTATTAATAGATGTAAAAATTTATAGCGTTGAACTTAGTAAATCTCATAAAACAGGTATAGATTGGAGTCAATTATCGCTTTCACTTCCTAACTCATCTGTTCCATTAAGAGCAAAATATATATTTGGAAGTGGTTCTATTTTTAATTCTGCTACATTTAATTCAGCAGCATTTTTGAACTTTTTAGCTCAAAATGGTAATGTTAATTCAATCTCTAATCCAAAAATAATGACTCTTAATAATCAAAAAGCGATAATAAGTGTTGGTGATACGATTTATTATAAATATGCTTCAAAAGTTGTTACAGACCAAAATGGTAATCCTCAAACTCAATATACTATTGGGAATAAATTTGTAGGTGTTATTTTGGATATTACGCCTCAAATTAGTGATGATGGTACAATTATTTTAAGTATAGCTCCTCGTATTAGTGCATTTAGAGATTTAAATCAATTAAGTACTCAAACAGTTAGAGACATGCCACCTGATACAAAAGATAATACAATGCTTAGTGTTGTAAAAGTAAAAGACAATGATACAATTGTACTTGGTGGATTAATCAGTGATGATAAAAGTTTAAAAGTAAATGGTGTTCCTATTTTAAAAGAGATTCCTATTGTAAAATATCTTTTTTCATCAAAAGAGAGAATAACTAATAAAAAAGAATTAGTTTTTGTAATTACACCTCACATTATAAATTTAAAAAAGAAAAAAACATTAAGGGATTTAGGATTTGGTAAAATTCAGTGAAGCAAAAGAACTATTTAGGGATGTAGTTGATTTAAATTCTTATATTCCTCTTACCTCTTCTGAGAAAACAAAAAATGATCTAATCAGTGCTATTGAGCAAAAAGAAAAAATGATTTTATTAACAGGTGAAGCAGGAAGTGGTAAAAGTCTTTTATTAAAAAAAATATATAATGAATTACAAAGTAAAAAAAAGATTTTTTATGTAACAAACCCTTATTTAGAAATAAATTCACTTTTAAGTTTATTAAAAAATATTGAATTAAATGTACATCAAATTTTACTTTTAGATGAAGCACAACTTTTAAATTCAGAAACTTGGGAGAATTTGAGAATTTATGCTGATAGAGGAAATGTAACAATTGTCTTTGCAACACATGATACTAATGTTAAAGAGTTATTGGAAAAGAAACATTTTAGTACAAGGATAAACTATATTATCCCATTAAAAAAAGTTTCCAAACAAGAAGTAGAGAAGTTTATTATGACTAAACTTTTAAAAAATAATTTAAATGAGATTGCAGATATGTTTACTGACAAAAATTTTAAAAAAATATATAAGTATTCAAAAGGTTCTTTAAGAGCAGTAAATCAATTAATGTTTAAATTGTTTGATGTATTAGATTATTTTAATAAAAAATATCCTAATAAAATTGGTAGTAAAATTGATAATAAATATATTGAAATAGCTATAATGGATTTAAAGGCTCATAATGCATAGATATGAAGAGTTAGAAAAGTTATATTATAAAAAAAAACGGATAAAGATTCTTATATTTTTTATAATAAGCTTATTTTTTTTAATTTCTTTTTATATTATCTTAAATTCAAAAAAATTTTTTAATCAAAAAAAAATTACTGAAGTTAAAGAAAACTTAATTTTAGAAAAAAATATTTCAGTAGGAATTAATAAAAAAGAAAATAATATAAGTATAAAAAAGAAAAAAATATTGGTTACGGATAAAAATAAAAGTAGTATTTCTTATAAAAAAATAGTCAAGCTTACATTTATATTGCCTAAGTTAGATAAGGATGATATTAATTTAGTTAAATCTTCTCAAAAACAAAATAAAAATAAAATTAAAAACAATAAACCTCAAAAAACAATCCAAGAGACTCCTAAAATAATAACTAAAAATATTCAATTAAAAGAGAAAAAAACAGATATTAATAATTTAATTAAAAAATTTGAAGCTAATCCATCTTATGATTTAGCATTAAGTATTGCAAAATATTATTATAATTTAAATAAAATAAAACTTGCTCAAATTTGGACTATTAAAGCTAATAACTTAAATCCATCAAAAGTTGATAGTTGGATAATGTTTGCCGATATATTAAAAAAAGAAGGTAAAACACAAAAAGCAAAAGAAATTTTAAAAATTTATATAGAACAATATGGCGATAATGAAAAAATAATAAAAAAATTAAGGAGTCTTGGTGAATGATAAAATTTTAAAAAGAATAAATTCTTTACCACCTCTACCTAAGTCAGTATTAGAAGTACAAAGAATTACATCAGATGAAAATGCTTCAATAAAAGATTTAGTGAAAGTGATAAAAGAAGATCCTATGCTAACAGCAAATCTATTAAAAGTTGCTAATTCACCTTTGTATGGTTTTGCAAGGGAAATAAAAAATGTTGACCGAGCAGTTTCTTTATTTGGAATGACACCAATTAAAGGGTTCGTTATTTCTTTTGCAGTAAGAAATAGTATGAAATTTGATTTGAGTGCATATGGAATTACTGAGACAATGTTTCATGATGTCTCGATTAAAAGGAATGCATTGGCCTTTAATTGGTATAAAGGTTCGAAATTACTTGATGTTATTGCAACAGATTCGTTTTTATTAGATATTGGAGCTGTAATTATTTCATTAATATTAATTTCAGAAGATAAAGCAGATGAGTTTAAAACAAAACTTAATAAACAAAATAGGGAAGAATTAGAAAAAGAATATGTAGAAGCTACAACAATAGAGATTACTTATGAAATATTTAAACATTGGCATTTTGGTGATGATTTAATCGCTCCAATAGAAAATTTAGCAAAAAATGAGCTTTCTAATGAAAGTGCTTGTGCATTAGATGTAATTAGGACAATGTTTAATATGTTAGGAGAAGATGAAAAAGATTATAAAAAAGCTTTTGAAAAAGCTAAAAATTATAATTTAAATTTAGAAAAGTTGAATAAAGCATTTGAGATTGTAAAAGGAAATTAATGAAAGAATTTGTATTTAAGCTTGTAAAAGGTTTAGCAAGAAAAGATATTCCAAGGGATAAGAGAGACATTATTAATGATTTAATTGCTCTTGGTATTTTAGAAAATGGTCAAATTTTGAAAATAAAACCTAAATATAGAGCAGGGAAGGTTGATATAACGAAAAAAGGTTTTGGGTTTTTAATTCCGATTGGAGTTAAAGAGAGAGATTATATAATAGAATCTCATCATTTAAATGGAGCAAGCAAAGGTGATTTAGTAATTGCTGAAATAATTAAAAGAAAAAAAGGTCGTCCTAAGGCTAAGGTAGTTTATATTTTAGAAAAATCTTTTGTATATAGTGTTGTTTATTTAAAGTATGAATTTAAAAATGGTAGAAAAGTGCCAGTTTTAAGAAATGTTAAAACAGACCAACCAGTATATGTTAATGAAAAGAAAAAAACATTAAAAAAACTTCCTGATGGAGCTGTATTTAAAGTTAATAATTATACGGCTAAAATTGAAGAAGTATTAGGAGTTTTACAAGACCCTTGGGTTGATGAAAAAATTTCTCTTGGGC
This Caminibacter mediatlanticus TB-2 DNA region includes the following protein-coding sequences:
- a CDS encoding tetratricopeptide repeat protein, encoding MHRYEELEKLYYKKKRIKILIFFIISLFFLISFYIILNSKKFFNQKKITEVKENLILEKNISVGINKKENNISIKKKKILVTDKNKSSISYKKIVKLTFILPKLDKDDINLVKSSQKQNKNKIKNNKPQKTIQETPKIITKNIQLKEKKTDINNLIKKFEANPSYDLALSIAKYYYNLNKIKLAQIWTIKANNLNPSKVDSWIMFADILKKEGKTQKAKEILKIYIEQYGDNEKIIKKLRSLGE
- a CDS encoding type II secretion system protein GspD gives rise to the protein MKKFFVIIFVLITSIYANSCEGKLFSYSNSLNEKDRLSIKNFLYVLATQKCNINVIIKDEKARKILNQKMPFVRIKDYTLTQIMDLILKQRGLFYDLNNNELTISYYKTKNYKIDFISSTRKGEAVLDATNNKITNNYDFNFWDTLKEQLTILLKNNTENKNIYEPIVNKDTGIVVVTGDMKQIKAVDKFMNNLLNSLTKEVLIDVKIYSVELSKSHKTGIDWSQLSLSLPNSSVPLRAKYIFGSGSIFNSATFNSAAFLNFLAQNGNVNSISNPKIMTLNNQKAIISVGDTIYYKYASKVVTDQNGNPQTQYTIGNKFVGVILDITPQISDDGTIILSIAPRISAFRDLNQLSTQTVRDMPPDTKDNTMLSVVKVKDNDTIVLGGLISDDKSLKVNGVPILKEIPIVKYLFSSKERITNKKELVFVITPHIINLKKKKTLRDLGFGKIQ
- a CDS encoding ATP-binding protein, translated to MVKFSEAKELFRDVVDLNSYIPLTSSEKTKNDLISAIEQKEKMILLTGEAGSGKSLLLKKIYNELQSKKKIFYVTNPYLEINSLLSLLKNIELNVHQILLLDEAQLLNSETWENLRIYADRGNVTIVFATHDTNVKELLEKKHFSTRINYIIPLKKVSKQEVEKFIMTKLLKNNLNEIADMFTDKNFKKIYKYSKGSLRAVNQLMFKLFDVLDYFNKKYPNKIGSKIDNKYIEIAIMDLKAHNA
- a CDS encoding HDOD domain-containing protein, whose protein sequence is MNDKILKRINSLPPLPKSVLEVQRITSDENASIKDLVKVIKEDPMLTANLLKVANSPLYGFAREIKNVDRAVSLFGMTPIKGFVISFAVRNSMKFDLSAYGITETMFHDVSIKRNALAFNWYKGSKLLDVIATDSFLLDIGAVIISLILISEDKADEFKTKLNKQNREELEKEYVEATTIEITYEIFKHWHFGDDLIAPIENLAKNELSNESACALDVIRTMFNMLGEDEKDYKKAFEKAKNYNLNLEKLNKAFEIVKGN